One segment of Polypterus senegalus isolate Bchr_013 chromosome 8, ASM1683550v1, whole genome shotgun sequence DNA contains the following:
- the LOC120533402 gene encoding gastrula zinc finger protein XlCGF26.1-like — translation MDLKEEEREADMNILDKRTPNVKEEDYEWEYVQPKQACLGINDEDCQLGSVGIKVEAEDTSAHVEVHKFKRTEIVKEDEQDGVVTRLGSSQSRHCPSPESSINVKSESFEPDTKRTEEVSSGRTPEDQPSTSGKSTEGDKPHCCSECGKQFSSEGCLKIHKRIHMEEKSYCCSECGKQFLKRCLLHRHQRIHTGEKPYCCSECGKQFSHKWDLQIHQRIHTGEKPYCCPECGKLFSSKGCLKIHKRIHMEEKPYCCSECGKQFSQKWHLQSHQRMHTGEKPYCCLECDKRFSQKSSVLRHQTVHTGEKPYCCSECGKRFSEKRNLLKHQTIHTREYPYCCSKCGEKFLKKTHLKYHQRIHTQEKPYCCSECGKQFLQRWYLRIHQRIHTGEKPYCCSGCGKQFLQKSSLQIHQKIHTGEKPYCCSECGKKFSQKSSLQVHQRIHTGVKPYCCSECGKQFSLKKNLQSHQRIHTGEKPYCCSECGKRFLKRSSLHAHQSIHTGEKPYCCSECSKCFLLKTSLQIHQRIHTGEKPYRCSECGKCFSQAGNLSTHRKIHT, via the exons ATGGATTTGAAAGAGGAGGAACGTGAGGCCGACATGAATATTCTGGACAAAAGGACCCCAAATGTTAAGGAGGAGGACTATGAATGGGAGTACGTCCAACCTAAACAGGCATGTCTGGGTATTAATGATGAGGACTGTCAACTGGGGTCAGTGGGCATTAAAGTAGAGGCTGAAGACACGTCTGCTCACGTTGAGGTGCACAAATTTAAAAGGACTGAGATTGTCAAGGAAGATGAACAAGATGGAGTGGTGACCAGGTTAGGCTCCTCTCAAAGCAGACACTGTCCATCACCAGAGTCTTCTATCAATGTGAAGTCTGAATCATTTGAGCCTGACACAAAGAGGACTGAGGAGGTTTCATCTGGTAGAACTCCAGAAGATCAGCCATCAACTTCAGGGAAGTCCACAGAAg GAGacaaacctcattgctgttctgaatgtggcaaacaattttcgTCCGAGGGATGTCTTAAGATACACAAAAGAATTCATATGGAAGAGAAGTcttactgctgttctgaatgtggcaagcagttTTTGAAAAGGTGTTTACTTCATAGACACCAAAGGATCCACACAGGAGAGAAACcttactgctgttctgaatgtggcaagcagttTTCGCACAAATGGGATCTTCAGATCCATCAGAGAATTCACACGGGAGAAAAGCCTtattgctgtcctgaatgtggcaaactaTTTTCATCCAAGGGATGTCTTAAGATACACAAAAGAATTCATATGGAAGAGAAGCcttactgctgttctgaatgcggCAAGCAGTTTTCACAAAAATGGCACCTTCAGAGCCACCAAAGAATGCAtacaggagaaaaaccttattgctgtttggaatgtgaCAAGCGGTTTTCACAGAAGAGCAGTGTTCTAAGACACCAAAcagttcacacaggagagaagccttattgctgttctgagtgtggcaaacgattttcAGAAAAGCGCAATCTTCTGAAACAccaaacaatccacacaagagAGTATCCATATTGCTGTTCTAAATGTGGTGAGAAGTTTTTGAAAAAGACTCATCTAAAGtaccaccaaagaattcacacacaagagaagccttattgctgctctgaatgtggcaagcagttTTTGCAGAGATGGTATCTTCGGatccaccaaagaattcacacgggAGAAAAGCCTTATTGCTGTTCTGGATGTGGTAAGCAGTTTTTGCAGAAGAGCAGTCTTCAAATCCATCAAAAAATTCACACCGGAGAAAAgccttattgctgttctgaatgtggcaagaagTTTTCGCAGAAGAGCAGTCTTCAGgtacaccaaagaattcacacgggAGTGAAgccttattgctgttctgaatgtggcaagcagttTTCGCTCAAGAAGAATCTTCagagccaccaaagaattcacacgggagaaaagccttactgctgttctgaatgtggcaagcgttTTTTAAAAAGGAGTTCACTTCATGCACACCAAAGCATTCACACAGGTGAAAAGccttattgttgttctgaatgtagTAAGTGCTTTTTGCTCAAAACCAGTCTTCAGattcaccaaagaattcacacaggagagaagccttatcgttgttctgaatgtgggaagtGCTTTTCACAAGCTGGCAATCTTTCGACCCATCGAAAAATTCATACttga